In Hemitrygon akajei chromosome 9, sHemAka1.3, whole genome shotgun sequence, the following are encoded in one genomic region:
- the LOC140732886 gene encoding uncharacterized protein: MAHQRVQTRKRPFTCSDCGKGFTWSSQLLRHQSFHTGEWPFTCSVCGKGFTLSSHLLNHQSVHTGEWPFTCSVCEKGFTCSSQLKIHQRAHTGERPFTCSDCGKGFTCSSKLKIHQQVHSAERPFTCSVCGKGFPCSSKLKVHQRVHTAERPFTCSDCGKGFTCSSKLKVHQRVHTGERPFTCSDCGKGFTRSSDLLVHKSVHTGERPFTCSDCGKGFACSSQLKVHQRVHTGERPFICSVCGKGFTRSSKLKVHQRVHTGERPFTCSVCGKGFTCSSKLKAHQRVHTGERTLTCSVCGKGFTCSSDLLVHKSVHTGKRPFTCSDCGKGFTFPSQLQRHQSVHTGERPFTCSICGNGFTRSFQLKIHQRVHTGEKPFTCSDCGKGFTRSSTLMAHQQGHTGDWQFICSDCGKGFTLSSQLLRHRSVHTGERPFICSFCGKGFSCSSQLKIHQRVHTGERPFTCSDCGKGFTQSSKLKLHQRVHTGERPFTCSECGKGFTQSSKLKAHQQVHTGERPFTCSDCGKGFSQSSQLKVHQRVHTGERPFTCSDCGKGFTCSSQMKVHQRIHSGERPFTCSDCGKGFTRSSKLKVHQRVHTGERPFKCSVCGKGFTQSSFLKVHQRVHTGERPFTCSVCGKGFSQSSQLQRHQQVHTG; the protein is encoded by the coding sequence ATGGCTCATCAGCGAGTTCAAACCAGGAAgcggccgtttacctgctcagactgtgggaagggattcacatggTCATCTCAGCTATTGAGACACCAGTCATTTCACAccggggagtggccattcacctgctcagtctgtgggaagggattcactttgtcatctcacctactgaaccaccagtcagttcacaccggggagtggccattcacctgctcagtctgtgagaagggattcacttgctcatcccaactgaagatacatcagagagctcacactggggagaggccgttcacctgctcagactgtgggaagggattcacttgttcatctaaactgaagatacatcagcaagttcactccgcggagcggccgttcacctgctcagtctgtgggaagggattcccttgctcatctaaactgaaggtacatcagagagttcacaccgcggagcggccattcacctgctccgactgtgggaagggattcacttgctcatctaagctgaaggtacatcagcgagttcacaccggggagcggccgttcacctgctccgactgtgggaagggattcactcggtcatccgacctactggtccacaagtcagttcacactggggagaggccgttcacctgctcggactgtgggaagggattcgcttgttcatctcaactgaaggtacatcagagagttcacaccggggagaggccattcatctgctcagtctgtgggaaggggttcactcggtcgtctaaactgaaggtacatcagagagttcacactggagagaggccgttcacctgctcagtctgtgggaagggattcacttgctcatctaaactgaaggcacatcagagagttcacactggagagaggacgctcacctgctcagtgtgtgggaagggattcacttgttcatcgGACCTACTGGtccacaagtcagttcacacggggaagaggccgttcacctgctcagactgtgggaagggattcactttcccatctcagctacagagacaccagtcagttcacactggggagaggccgttcacctgctcaatctgtgggaatggattcactcggtctttccaactgaagatacatcagcgagttcatactggagagaAACCGTTCACTTGTTCAGACtgcggaaagggattcactcggtcatccaccctaatggcacaccagcaagGTCACACTGGTGATTGGCAGTTCatttgctcggactgtgggaagggattcactttgtcatctcagctactgagacaccggtcagttcacaccggggagcggccattcatctgctcattctgtgggaagggattcagttgctcatcccaactgaagatacatcagcgagttcacactggggagaggccgttcacctgctcagactgtgggaagggatttactcagtcatctaaactgaagttacatcagcgagttcacacaggagagaggccgttcacctgctcagaatgtgggaagggatttactcagtcatctaaactgaaggcacatcagcaagttcacactggggagaggccgttcacctgctcagactgtgggaaaggattcagtcagtcatctcaactgaaggttcatcagcgagttcacaccggggagcggccattcacctgctcagactgtgggaagggattcacttgctcatcccaaatgaaggtacatcagcggaTTCActctggggagcggccattcacctgctcagactgtgggaagggattcactcggtcatctaaactgaaggtacatcagcgagttcacactggggagaggccgttcaaatgctcagtgtgtgggaagggattcactcagtcatcttttttgaaggtacatcagcgagttcacactggagagaggccgttcacctgctcagtgtgtgggaagggattctcccAGTCATCTcagctacagagacaccagcaagttcacactggttAG